The following proteins come from a genomic window of Brachyhypopomus gauderio isolate BG-103 unplaced genomic scaffold, BGAUD_0.2 sc44, whole genome shotgun sequence:
- the LOC143486096 gene encoding uncharacterized protein LOC143486096 isoform X1 — protein sequence MRLLTSELLWTLTVLGHVTADMIAVTGHVGGEVQIRCSHRMAGGNEKYFCTASCTGKDILVKSNGNTNPSIRGRFALFDEGSGVFIVTISMLRNSDSGTYWCGVKRTLMDTHHDVILTIEASRPTTPSTSATSHSLPQERRKEKTDSTDLKEREVTDSATPVTVRRPVTTSIATNRPDNKMVFVGAGLASVMFLLVLFLFIMVKQKNKHKKIKGQNIAQAQPVMNQPTDNKRNSKNTTTTSHQKATSSSAINSCSTSNQMRAQCLQKTPTDNEMPYPEAASVEYSTIMSAPDSSNYLNYMKANLTKEPDDLNYASVIFIRGSDVNNPTSPGRISMDSSHSVKDPDPVIYSTVRKLK from the exons ATGAGGCTGCTTACATCTGAGCTGCTCTGGACTCTCACAG TTTTAGGACACGTTACAGCCGACATGATTGCCGTGACAGGCCATGTCGGAGGAGAGGTTCAGATCCGTTGTTCTCATCGTATGGCAGGCGGCAATGAGAAGTATTTCTGCACTGCCTCATGCACTGGAAAGGACATTCTCGTTAAAAGCAATGGGAACACGAACCCTTCCATCAGGGGGAGGTTTGCGCTGTTTGATGAGGGATCAGGAGTGTTCATTGTGACCATCTCCATGTTACGGAATTCAGACTCGGGCACTTACTGGTGCGGAGTGAAACGCACTTTAATGGACACGCATCATGATGTAATCCTAACCATAGAAG CTTCACGACCCACTACTCCATCTACATCTGCAACCTCACACAGTCTCCCACAggaaagaaggaaagagaaaACAG ATTCAACAGATTTAAAAGAAAGGGAAGTGACCGATTCTGCAACACCTGTTACAGTCAGAAGGCCTGTGACCACCTCAATTGCCACTAACAGACCTGATAACA AGATGGTGTTTGTAGGTGCAGGTCTGGCTTCAGTGATGTTCCTTCTTGTTCTCTTTCTTTTCATAATGgtcaaacaaaaaaataagcACAAGAAAATCAAAGGACAAAACATTGCACAG GCTCAACCTGTTATGAATCAGCCCACCGATAACAAAAGAAACTCTAAGAACACCACTACCACTAGTCACCAGAAAGCCACCAGTTCCTCTGCAATAAACTCCTGTTCCACATCTAATCAGATGAGGGCTCAATGTTTACAGAAGACCCCTACAGACAATGAAATGCCCTACCCAGAAGCTGCCTCTGTTGAATACTCCACCATTATGTCAGCGCCTGACTCAAGCAACTATCTAAATTACATGAAAGCAAACTTAACCAAGGAGCCCGACGACCTTAATTATGCCTCCGTTATCTTTATCAGAGGAAGTGATGTCAACAACCCAACATCTCCAGGGAGAATTTCTATGGACAGTTCACATTCAGTTAAAGATCCAGACCCTGTCATATATTCAACTGTAAGAAAATTGAAATAA
- the LOC143486096 gene encoding uncharacterized protein LOC143486096 isoform X2, which yields MRLLTSELLWTLTGHVTADMIAVTGHVGGEVQIRCSHRMAGGNEKYFCTASCTGKDILVKSNGNTNPSIRGRFALFDEGSGVFIVTISMLRNSDSGTYWCGVKRTLMDTHHDVILTIEASRPTTPSTSATSHSLPQERRKEKTDSTDLKEREVTDSATPVTVRRPVTTSIATNRPDNKMVFVGAGLASVMFLLVLFLFIMVKQKNKHKKIKGQNIAQAQPVMNQPTDNKRNSKNTTTTSHQKATSSSAINSCSTSNQMRAQCLQKTPTDNEMPYPEAASVEYSTIMSAPDSSNYLNYMKANLTKEPDDLNYASVIFIRGSDVNNPTSPGRISMDSSHSVKDPDPVIYSTVRKLK from the exons ATGAGGCTGCTTACATCTGAGCTGCTCTGGACTCTCACAG GACACGTTACAGCCGACATGATTGCCGTGACAGGCCATGTCGGAGGAGAGGTTCAGATCCGTTGTTCTCATCGTATGGCAGGCGGCAATGAGAAGTATTTCTGCACTGCCTCATGCACTGGAAAGGACATTCTCGTTAAAAGCAATGGGAACACGAACCCTTCCATCAGGGGGAGGTTTGCGCTGTTTGATGAGGGATCAGGAGTGTTCATTGTGACCATCTCCATGTTACGGAATTCAGACTCGGGCACTTACTGGTGCGGAGTGAAACGCACTTTAATGGACACGCATCATGATGTAATCCTAACCATAGAAG CTTCACGACCCACTACTCCATCTACATCTGCAACCTCACACAGTCTCCCACAggaaagaaggaaagagaaaACAG ATTCAACAGATTTAAAAGAAAGGGAAGTGACCGATTCTGCAACACCTGTTACAGTCAGAAGGCCTGTGACCACCTCAATTGCCACTAACAGACCTGATAACA AGATGGTGTTTGTAGGTGCAGGTCTGGCTTCAGTGATGTTCCTTCTTGTTCTCTTTCTTTTCATAATGgtcaaacaaaaaaataagcACAAGAAAATCAAAGGACAAAACATTGCACAG GCTCAACCTGTTATGAATCAGCCCACCGATAACAAAAGAAACTCTAAGAACACCACTACCACTAGTCACCAGAAAGCCACCAGTTCCTCTGCAATAAACTCCTGTTCCACATCTAATCAGATGAGGGCTCAATGTTTACAGAAGACCCCTACAGACAATGAAATGCCCTACCCAGAAGCTGCCTCTGTTGAATACTCCACCATTATGTCAGCGCCTGACTCAAGCAACTATCTAAATTACATGAAAGCAAACTTAACCAAGGAGCCCGACGACCTTAATTATGCCTCCGTTATCTTTATCAGAGGAAGTGATGTCAACAACCCAACATCTCCAGGGAGAATTTCTATGGACAGTTCACATTCAGTTAAAGATCCAGACCCTGTCATATATTCAACTGTAAGAAAATTGAAATAA